The following proteins are encoded in a genomic region of Streptococcus gwangjuense:
- the nth gene encoding endonuclease III: MVLSKKRARKVLEEIIALFPDAKPSLDFTNHFELLVAVMLSAQTTDAAVNKATPGLFAAFPTPQAMSVATESEIASHISRLGLYRNKAKFLKKCAQQLLDDFDGQVPQTREELESLSGVGRKTANVVMSVGFGIPAFAVDTHVERICKHHDIVKKSATPLEVEKRVMDILPPDQWLAAHQAMIYFGRAICHPKNPECDQYPQLYDFSNL, encoded by the coding sequence ATGGTCTTGTCAAAAAAACGCGCACGAAAGGTGCTAGAAGAAATCATTGCTCTTTTTCCAGATGCCAAGCCCAGTCTTGATTTCACCAATCATTTTGAACTTTTGGTTGCGGTCATGTTGTCAGCCCAGACAACGGATGCAGCGGTAAATAAGGCCACTCCAGGTCTCTTTGCTGCCTTTCCAACGCCACAAGCCATGTCTGTTGCAACAGAGAGTGAGATTGCTTCACACATTTCTCGCCTGGGACTGTATCGAAATAAGGCTAAATTCCTTAAAAAATGTGCCCAACAGTTACTAGACGATTTCGATGGTCAAGTCCCTCAAACACGAGAGGAATTGGAGAGTTTGTCAGGTGTTGGTCGCAAGACAGCCAATGTTGTCATGAGTGTAGGGTTTGGGATTCCAGCTTTTGCAGTGGATACTCATGTGGAGCGTATTTGCAAACACCACGATATTGTCAAAAAATCAGCGACACCTCTTGAGGTGGAAAAGCGGGTCATGGATATCTTGCCACCTGATCAGTGGTTAGCTGCCCATCAGGCCATGATTTATTTCGGAAGAGCCATTTGCCATCCTAAAAATCCAGAGTGTGACCAGTACCCACAGTTATATGATTTTAGCAATTTATAA
- the pyrR gene encoding bifunctional pyr operon transcriptional regulator/uracil phosphoribosyltransferase PyrR — protein MKTKEVVDELTVKRAITRITYEIIERNKDLNKIVLAGIKTRGVFIAHRIQERLEQLENLSVPVVELDTKPFRDDVKSGEDTSLVSVDVTDREVILVDDVLYTGRTIRAAIDNIVGHGRPARVSLAVLVDRGHRELPIRPDYVGKNIPTSRSEEIIVEMAELDGQDRVLITEEA, from the coding sequence ATGAAGACAAAAGAAGTTGTAGACGAATTAACCGTCAAACGAGCGATTACGCGTATTACTTATGAGATTATCGAACGCAACAAAGATTTGAATAAAATCGTCTTGGCTGGTATTAAAACTCGTGGTGTATTTATCGCCCACCGAATCCAAGAACGTTTGGAGCAACTAGAAAATCTTTCAGTTCCTGTTGTGGAATTGGATACTAAACCTTTCCGTGATGATGTTAAAAGTGGAGAAGATACTTCTTTGGTTTCTGTCGATGTGACAGACCGCGAAGTTATCTTGGTGGATGATGTGCTCTATACAGGTCGTACCATCCGTGCTGCTATTGATAATATTGTAGGTCATGGTCGTCCTGCGCGCGTGAGTTTAGCAGTTCTAGTCGATCGTGGACATAGAGAGTTGCCAATCCGTCCAGATTACGTTGGAAAAAATATCCCAACCAGTCGTTCTGAAGAAATCATCGTAGAGATGGCAGAACTTGATGGCCAAGACAGAGTTCTGATTACTGAAGAAGCTTAG